A genomic stretch from Schistosoma haematobium chromosome 2, whole genome shotgun sequence includes:
- the SYNPO2L gene encoding Synaptopodin 2-like (EggNog:ENOG410VDHU~COG:O), which translates to MSDLKDMDGITEHFQGTTTLTTTFEGDRIDSVEDYIVDSTQMEKNRQSSPFIERDIDEDTQTVDEEEEEEVVEDYVHHDYARESSNIKNDKQVFQEKMKDILQEMKMKEIIREKKVDTNLKQSNPYPTSNRPLTPESIDQTFDHSGDDSYMKDEEVIEEEIQVEEVIDEENKVTMRVDDRESSVQYEFEPEPENDKFIETQAQMKNDEFQYEGRLSENITYRSEDSNSQSRLIYDEVPAMNSKTNDIVNFVQEHVQTLKLNEEPQANVKYSEQSKHCHVSTFYNEAIVDHADRTLPISSTSPTLTVVQTSSQNSTNSRSRSIRPIYQSSVTLSNHNQSTPHNSKSVMHYPVRRTYLPREEPTSPTRTAIHIGSQVISEQSGPSFTIFLRRPNSERHWGFSFYGGAEYGCPPFVNKVTSNGLANQAGLEVGDVIVSICNSLTVGKTYEQVKAEILRAGNELDLILIRRGVDLSKVAQIAPHIMTTSSFGHQSSIDSDSSSQRKLSTRSLTRGRSFRPIQTKSFRILEQQLSISESTGNPVVKPRQNVNELRIITSPSYSATFAKPYGQNINSQGFITDVRNKPQQIHHVTTSTTFIHPKSNQNYNQPQSNSYDYSHTASNVSPNRWVTTQPIRISNSMNTNNMNNVNCQLYQRNENVNWVKATPSNLHSQSDLYNQSTYITNSYTEQRDSSSTRSVPIYSTSYSPYRQL; encoded by the exons ATGAGTGATCTAAAGGATATGGACGGAATTACAGAACATTTCCAAGGCACTACAACACTTACCACAACTTTTGAAGGAGACCGAATAGATTCAGTTGAAGATTATATTGTCGATAGTACACAAATGGAAAAAAATCGGCAATCATCACCGTTTATAGAACGTGATATAGATGAAGATACACAAACTGTtgacgaagaagaagaagaagaagtggtAGAGGATTATGTGCACCATGATTATGCAAGAGAGTCAAGCAACATAAAGAATGATAAACAAGTTTTTCAAGAGAAAATGAAAGATATTTTACAggaaatgaaaatgaaagaaattaTTCGTGAGAAAAAGGTTGATACTAATCTAAAACAATCTAATCCATACCCAACGAGTAATAGGCCTTTGACACCTGAATCGATTGATCAAACGTTTGATCATTCAGGTGATGATAGTTATATGAAAGATGAAGAGGTAATTGAAGAAGAGATACAAGTGGAAGAAGTAATTGACGAAGAGAATAAAGTGACAATGAGAGTCGATGATCGAGAAAGTTCTGTTCAATATGAATTTGAACCAGAACCAGAGAATGACAAATTTATTGAAACACAGGCACAAATGAAAAATGATGAATTTCAGTATGAAGGACGATTATCAGAAAACATCACATATAGATCAGAAGATTCGAATTCACAAAGTCGTTTGATTTATGATGAAGTTCCGGCTATGAACTCTAAAACTAATGATATAGTTAATTTTGTTCAAGAACATGTACAAACTTTGAAATTAAACGAAGAGCCGCAGGCTAATGTTAAATATTCTGAACAGTCTAAACATTGTCACGTATCGACTTTCTATAATGAAGCGATAGTTGATCATGCAGATAGAACATTACCAATTTCATCTACATCTCCGACACTGACAGTTGTACAAACATCATCTCAAAACTCGACAAATTCTAGATCTCGTTCAATTAGACCAATATATCAAAGTTCAGTAACTCTGTCTAATCACAATCAATCAACTCCTCATAATTCCAAATCAGTTATGCATTATCCTGTTCGTAGAACATATTTACCAAGAGAAGAACCCACGAGTCCAACAAGAACTGCAATTCATATTGGATCACAAGTAATATCAGAACAAAGTGGACCATCGTTTACAATATTCTTAAGACGTCCAAACAGTGAACGCCATTGGGgcttttcattttatggtgGAGCAGAATATGGATGTCCACCGTTTGTAAACAAA GTGACCTCAAATGGATTAGCCAATCAAGCGGGCTTAGAGGTTGGTGACGTTATAGTAAGCATTTGTAATTCCTTAACAGTTGGCAAGACGTACGAACAAGTCAAGGCGGAGATTTTACGGGCTGGCAATGAATTAGATCTTATATTAATCAG ACGAGGTGTAGACTTAAGTAAAGTTGCACAGATTGCTCCACATATAATGACTACATCATCTTTTGGTCATCAATCATCAATTGATTCGGATAGTAGTAGTCAGAGAAAGTTATCAACAAGATCATTAACACGAGGTCGATCATTCCGCCCGATTCAAACAAAATCGTTCCGTATTTTAGAACAACAGCTTAGTATTAGTGAAAGCACCGGTAATCCAGTTGTTAAACCTAGACAAAACGTCAATGAACTACGTATTATAACCTCACCTAGCTATAGTGCTACATTTGCTAAACCCTATGGACAAAATATAAACAGTCAAGGATTTATTACTGATGTTCGAAATAAACCACAACAAATACATCACGTAACAACGTCAACAACATTTATACACCCTAAATCCAATCAGAATTATAATCAGCCGCAATCCAATTCATATGACTATAGTCATACAGCGAGTAATGTTTCTCCAAATCGGTGGGTAACTACTCAACCTATTCGAATATCAAATTCAATGAATACTAATAATATGAACAATGTTAATTGTCAGTTATACCAACGAAATGAAAATGTCAACTGGGTAAAGGCTACTCCATCTAATCTACATTCTCAAAGTGATTTGTATAATCAAAGTACTTATATAACAAACAGTTACACTGAACAGA GAGATTCATCAAGTACTAGATCAGTTCCAATCTATTCTACTTCATATTCACCCTATAGACAACTATAA